The sequence below is a genomic window from Sphingobacterium sp. ML3W.
CAATAGTTGTCATCAAGTTTGGCTCAGCTTCTATTACGACTAAGGATGGGGATGTAGATGAACGAATCGTATTGGAGATTGCAAGACAGACAGCTCAATTACAGCAGCACTACAATATTGTATTGGTTTCTTCAGGAGCAGTGGCTGCAGGAAAAAAATATTTACAACACTATTCAGGGACATTATCCGAGCGAAAAGCCGCAGCAGCTATTGGCAACCCACTATTATTACAAATCTACAGTACCTACTTCAAGCCGTTTAAAATTGCATTGGCACAAAGCTTATGCGAAAGGCAACATTTTGCAAACAGAGACCAATTTGTGCAACTGAAAAGCACCTATGAAATGTTATGGAAAAATAATATTATTCCTGTAGCAAATGAAAATGATGTGGTGAGCAATAAGGAATTGAAGTTTTCTGACAATGATGAGTTAGCCACATTGATCGCTGTCGGTTTCGGTGCTGAAAAAATACTATTCAGTACTTCGGTTCCGGGAGTATTGGATGCTGCAGGAATGGTGATTCCAGAATTAAAAGTTATCGATAAAGCGGCACTGTCTCTTGCGAGAAAGGATAAATCTTCGGTAGGTTTGGGAGGTATGACTTCTAAATTGAATTTTGCACGTTTGGCTAACCAGATGGGTATTCAAGCCGTAATATTTAGTATGCAGACAGAAAATGCCTTATTGAAAGCAATCAAAGGGGAGACGGGAACGGTTTGCCTACCGCAAACTAAAAAAGTCTCCTCGCGTCAAAAATGGTTGGCAAGTGGAAGTTTAATCAAAGGTAAGGTAATTGTTGATGCAGGGGCAGTTGAGGCGCTGCTGCACCGTAAAAGCCTGTTGCTGGTAGGTGTGAAGGCCATTGCTGAACAGTTTGAAGAAGGGGAGGTGTTCCATATTTTTGATGAGGCTGACAATATAATCGCAGTCGCAAAATCAAAATGGGATGTTGCCGTATTAATGGAAAAAGAACAACGCACGGATATTGTTCTGGCACATGCCGATGATATCGTATTGTTATAGTATGGAAAATATTACAGAACAACTAAAAGCAGCTTTAGCTGCAACTCGGGATATCAATCAATTGGAGTCCTCGAAGAAGGAATTACTCCTAACTGATTTGGCTGCTGCACTGCGGACGAATGTCGATACTATTCTTTTCGAAAATAATAAAGATCTGCAACTTTTGAATTTAGATGACCCCAAGAGAGATCGATTGGTTTTGAATAAGGAAAGGGTAGCGGCATTAGCACAAAGTGTTTTAGATGTAGCCAAGCTACCAGATCCAGCTGCACAGTTATTGAGCAGACAGGTATTGGAGAACGGTTTAATATTGGAGAAAAAGGCTGTTCCCTTAGGTGTGGTCGCTGTGATTTATGAATCAAGGCCTAATGTAACCATCGATGTTGCGGCGCTCTGTTTGCGATCCGGAAATGTTTGTTTATTAAGAGGTGGTACCGATGCTTTTCATACCAATAGCATATTGGTGCAAATCATTCATGAAGTGCTGTTGCAGCATCAGCTTAATCCCAATGTGGTACAGCTATTGCCAACTGATCGGAAATTTGTGTTGGAATTGCTAACAGCAACAAAATATGTCGATATCATTATCCCAAGAGGTTCCCAATCCCTGATTGATTTTGTACGGAGCCATGCTAAAGTTCCTGTGATTGAAACGGGTGCTGGGGTATGCCATACCTATGTAGAACAATCGGCCTCTATCGACAAAGCAATTGCTGTTGTAGCGAATGCAAAAATATCAAGACCTTCGGTTTGTAATGCTTTGGATACCGTTTTGTTGGATAGGGAAATTGCGGATATATTTTTGAAAGATATCACGATTCCCTTTAAAGAGGCCAGTGTGGAGATCTTTGCTGATGAGCATAGTTTTATGGTCTTAAATCAACTTGGTTACCCTTATTTGCAAAAAGCAAATGAAGCAGATTTCGGTCGAGAGTTTTTAGATCTAAAATGCTCTATTAAAGTATTGGATGGACTTGACCAAGCATTGGATCATATTGCCACCTATTCTTCGAGGCATTCTGAATGTATTATTTCCAATGATTCAAAAAAATTGGAACGATTTATGAACGCTGTAGATGCTGCTGCCGTGTATGCCAATGCTTCGACACGGTTTACCGATGGTGGAGAATTTGGACTGGGAGCAGAGATTGGAATTTCTACGCAAAAACTCCATGCAAGAGGGCCTTTTGCGCTAGAAAAGTTAGTGACTGAAAAATGGTTTGTAACAGGTAACGGACAAATAAGATAATATGGGAATAAGATTTGAAAAAGATGTCTTGATGAATTGGACCTATGAGATGGGTAAATTTTTGAGACTACTTGTTGAAGGAAACGATGCTTTTGAAGAGTCTGCTTCAGTGGTGTTCGATAAAGCTTACGATGAGTTTTATAA
It includes:
- the proB gene encoding glutamate 5-kinase, giving the protein MKKPIVVIKFGSASITTKDGDVDERIVLEIARQTAQLQQHYNIVLVSSGAVAAGKKYLQHYSGTLSERKAAAAIGNPLLLQIYSTYFKPFKIALAQSLCERQHFANRDQFVQLKSTYEMLWKNNIIPVANENDVVSNKELKFSDNDELATLIAVGFGAEKILFSTSVPGVLDAAGMVIPELKVIDKAALSLARKDKSSVGLGGMTSKLNFARLANQMGIQAVIFSMQTENALLKAIKGETGTVCLPQTKKVSSRQKWLASGSLIKGKVIVDAGAVEALLHRKSLLLVGVKAIAEQFEEGEVFHIFDEADNIIAVAKSKWDVAVLMEKEQRTDIVLAHADDIVLL
- a CDS encoding glutamate-5-semialdehyde dehydrogenase, with product MENITEQLKAALAATRDINQLESSKKELLLTDLAAALRTNVDTILFENNKDLQLLNLDDPKRDRLVLNKERVAALAQSVLDVAKLPDPAAQLLSRQVLENGLILEKKAVPLGVVAVIYESRPNVTIDVAALCLRSGNVCLLRGGTDAFHTNSILVQIIHEVLLQHQLNPNVVQLLPTDRKFVLELLTATKYVDIIIPRGSQSLIDFVRSHAKVPVIETGAGVCHTYVEQSASIDKAIAVVANAKISRPSVCNALDTVLLDREIADIFLKDITIPFKEASVEIFADEHSFMVLNQLGYPYLQKANEADFGREFLDLKCSIKVLDGLDQALDHIATYSSRHSECIISNDSKKLERFMNAVDAAAVYANASTRFTDGGEFGLGAEIGISTQKLHARGPFALEKLVTEKWFVTGNGQIR